A section of the Candidatus Delongbacteria bacterium genome encodes:
- a CDS encoding cation acetate symporter, protein MIYEASPIAVILFFAFVIFVVGLSFYLGNKTKSSSSYFAAGGTIHWGVNGIAFAGDYLSAASFLGICGMIAFSGYDGFLYSIGYLAGWVVALFVVAEPMKRLGKYTFTDALDSKFNSKGIQLMAAISTLIVSIFYLIPQMVGAGVLVTPLLGLAHHWGVIIVGIIVILIVATAGMASTTYVQFLKGGLLIIFSTILTIYILNNGLNLDPSNENQTFHKVLELNVSLEGSKVMSLSDQSYSIINQYESKNKQFVKLSKNNVNTWWFLQDNRLIQILSKTVLNNGDVLYNGEPKESKKFYQVGHMKKIVHNGKEVSKTGALGPFEYLSTLEDSEVEMFDKTAIDDGDNKVSLWYPKVTSGKDIMKPGLKFTGIQEGKPFKEKLDFISLMLALFLGTASLPHILIRYYTVPSQKDARKSTIVAIAAIGFFYVLTMYMGLGAMVNGVIDVESSNMAGPLLAKFFGIFLFSIISAIAFATVLGTVSGLIVASSGAIAHDLISNYFDVKLSDKGKVNAGKLAAVGVGIIAIILGIIFKGMNVSFLVGWAFAVAASANLPAIIMLLFWKKTTAKGIAASIIVGIISALGIILVSPSMFEKYGLLKNAAWTSLDNPGIISIPLSFLTLIIVSLLTQKKEVKAQ, encoded by the coding sequence ATGATTTATGAAGCTTCACCAATTGCTGTAATACTTTTTTTTGCTTTTGTTATTTTTGTTGTAGGATTGTCGTTTTATCTTGGCAATAAAACAAAGTCATCTTCGAGCTATTTCGCTGCTGGTGGTACTATACACTGGGGAGTAAACGGCATTGCATTTGCTGGAGACTATCTATCAGCTGCATCTTTTTTAGGAATTTGTGGTATGATCGCCTTTTCTGGTTATGATGGATTTTTGTATTCTATAGGTTATCTTGCAGGATGGGTAGTAGCTCTATTTGTTGTTGCTGAGCCTATGAAGAGATTGGGGAAATATACTTTTACTGATGCCCTTGATTCAAAATTCAACTCCAAAGGTATTCAGCTAATGGCAGCAATAAGTACTCTTATCGTTTCTATTTTTTATCTAATTCCTCAAATGGTAGGAGCTGGTGTTCTGGTTACTCCACTCTTAGGTTTAGCTCACCATTGGGGAGTAATTATTGTTGGAATAATTGTTATTTTGATTGTAGCAACTGCAGGTATGGCATCAACTACTTATGTTCAATTTTTGAAAGGTGGTTTATTAATCATTTTCTCAACAATTTTAACAATCTACATTCTCAATAATGGTCTCAACTTAGACCCTTCAAATGAAAATCAAACTTTTCATAAAGTCTTAGAATTAAATGTGTCTCTGGAAGGTTCTAAAGTTATGTCGCTATCTGACCAGTCTTATTCAATAATAAATCAATATGAAAGTAAAAATAAGCAATTTGTTAAGTTATCTAAAAACAATGTTAATACATGGTGGTTTCTACAAGATAATAGACTGATCCAGATCTTATCAAAAACTGTTCTAAATAATGGAGATGTTCTTTATAATGGAGAACCTAAGGAGAGTAAAAAGTTTTATCAAGTTGGACACATGAAGAAGATTGTTCACAACGGTAAAGAGGTTTCAAAAACAGGAGCACTAGGTCCTTTTGAGTATTTATCTACATTAGAAGATAGTGAAGTTGAAATGTTTGATAAAACAGCCATAGACGATGGAGATAACAAGGTTAGTCTATGGTATCCTAAAGTTACTTCAGGTAAAGACATCATGAAGCCTGGTCTTAAGTTTACAGGAATACAAGAAGGAAAACCTTTCAAAGAAAAGTTAGATTTTATATCTTTAATGCTTGCGTTATTTTTAGGAACAGCCTCACTTCCTCATATCCTAATCAGATATTACACTGTTCCAAGTCAAAAAGATGCTAGAAAATCAACCATTGTAGCTATCGCAGCAATTGGCTTTTTTTATGTGCTCACAATGTATATGGGTCTAGGAGCAATGGTTAATGGTGTTATCGATGTAGAAAGTAGTAACATGGCAGGACCATTATTGGCGAAATTTTTCGGAATTTTCCTTTTCTCAATAATCTCAGCAATAGCTTTTGCAACGGTGCTTGGTACGGTTAGTGGATTGATTGTAGCTTCTTCTGGGGCGATAGCTCACGATCTTATTAGTAATTATTTTGATGTTAAACTTTCTGATAAAGGTAAGGTAAATGCAGGTAAATTAGCAGCTGTTGGAGTTGGAATAATTGCTATTATTTTAGGAATTATATTTAAAGGAATGAATGTATCCTTTTTAGTTGGGTGGGCTTTTGCGGTTGCAGCATCAGCAAATCTTCCTGCAATTATTATGTTGCTATTCTGGAAAAAAACTACTGCAAAAGGTATTGCGGCTTCAATAATAGTTGGAATTATATCGGCGCTTGGAATAATCTTGGTATCACCAAGTATGTTTGAGAAGTATGGTCTTTTAAAAAATGCAGCTTGGACAAGTTTAGATAATCCAGGTATAATTTCGATACCATTAAGCTTTCTAACTTTGATAATTGTATCTTTGTTGACTCAAAAGAAAGAGGTTAAAGCACAATAA
- a CDS encoding DUF485 domain-containing protein: protein MDHGPAVKLGKDNASDFKAKLGIKLFIFYSLVYVGFVALTIFSPELMNSRIVFGLNLAVAYGFGLIVLAIIMGVIYNSICTRAENKMNTNVEVEK, encoded by the coding sequence ATGGATCACGGACCTGCAGTAAAACTGGGTAAAGACAATGCCTCAGATTTTAAAGCAAAATTAGGAATAAAACTTTTTATCTTCTACTCTCTAGTTTACGTAGGATTTGTTGCTTTGACAATATTTAGTCCTGAACTGATGAATTCAAGAATTGTTTTTGGGCTTAACTTAGCTGTTGCTTATGGGTTCGGATTGATCGTCCTCGCCATCATAATGGGAGTAATTTACAATTCAATCTGCACCAGGGCTGAAAATAAAATGAATACTAATGTAGAGGTTGAAAAATGA
- a CDS encoding alkaline phosphatase family protein yields the protein MKIVYPNYKNSIVNLSSTILEAYDIKSNHSPLKQINISELKKKKNIILMIYDGLGYNMLKNYGKSEKSILCSNIIDRITSVFPSTTSTAITSILSNLTPLEHGVLGWSLFFKELSRVVDVLPWRDSFTGDIINSNMNFQSFFKFESIFDKLQKVENLKTYYILPNDLSSNSFSKNMAANADIVSSKSESIIKQIEKIVSKDSSRKFIFVYNNMPDSFLHYKGSDSIDLYEFLKEEDESLSSFTENLMGSDTSLIISSDHGMVDIKKRFEVNIFDKLYDSLLLPPFPEKRFLSLFVKDENIDIFFEEFDRIKDDFILLDKKSFLKDKLLGTGIPHKKINDFLGNYFLIAKSDGILDFTIRGNCSFVSAHAGICDDEMNVPLIQINI from the coding sequence ATGAAAATTGTTTATCCAAACTATAAAAATAGCATTGTAAATCTTTCTTCAACTATTTTAGAAGCTTACGATATTAAGTCCAATCATAGCCCCTTGAAGCAAATCAATATATCTGAACTGAAAAAAAAGAAAAATATTATACTGATGATTTATGATGGCTTGGGATATAATATGCTTAAGAATTACGGAAAATCAGAAAAATCAATATTATGCTCAAATATTATTGACAGAATAACTTCAGTCTTTCCTTCCACAACATCAACCGCTATCACAAGTATTCTGTCAAACTTAACTCCTCTGGAACATGGAGTTCTTGGCTGGTCATTATTTTTCAAAGAATTATCAAGAGTTGTTGATGTTTTACCATGGAGAGACAGTTTTACTGGAGATATTATCAACTCTAACATGAATTTTCAAAGTTTTTTTAAGTTTGAATCTATCTTCGATAAATTACAAAAAGTAGAGAATTTAAAAACATATTATATTTTACCTAATGATCTTTCATCAAATTCATTCTCAAAAAATATGGCTGCAAATGCTGATATTGTTTCAAGCAAAAGCGAAAGTATAATCAAACAAATTGAAAAAATTGTTTCAAAAGATTCCAGTAGAAAGTTCATCTTTGTTTATAATAACATGCCAGACTCCTTTCTACATTACAAAGGATCGGACTCAATAGATTTGTATGAATTTTTAAAAGAAGAAGATGAAAGCTTATCATCATTTACAGAAAACTTAATGGGAAGTGATACTTCTTTAATTATTTCATCAGATCATGGCATGGTTGATATTAAGAAGAGGTTTGAAGTGAATATATTTGACAAGTTGTACGATTCGCTTTTATTACCTCCTTTTCCAGAAAAAAGATTCTTATCACTTTTTGTCAAAGATGAAAATATTGACATCTTTTTTGAAGAGTTTGATAGGATAAAGGATGATTTTATTTTGTTGGATAAAAAAAGCTTTTTGAAAGACAAATTGTTAGGAACAGGAATTCCACATAAAAAGATAAATGATTTTCTTGGAAACTACTTTCTAATTGCAAAATCTGATGGAATTTTGGATTTTACAATACGTGGCAACTGTAGCTTTGTTTCTGCACATGCAGGTATTTGTGATGATGAAATGAATGTACCTTTGATTCAGATAAATATATGA
- a CDS encoding cache domain-containing protein produces MKKKSNVKRLIIPSFLAIAMFIIVIFNMIIPSFKNSILDKKREMIVELTNSAESILRKFYEFELDSSESRADAQLKAIKVIEKMRYGEDNKDYFWITDKHPKMIMHPYRDELDHHDLNEYKDLKGKRIFVDFVDIVNSNGHGFADYYWQWKDDSTRIVPKLSYVREFEPWGWIIGTGIYIEDVNAEIEMISNKMIKISIFIIVLITAILAYITKQNIDIDKKRRLIEQDLVNSKEKYFALAKASTEGSIMLLNGKFAYANSIILEKLGYTEEEFFDFHIFDLIIESDDYENFVSMIQGREYEPEFELKLLKKDSSILDVIINVSEIKLDDKSGFILLIRDFSSQVDKFFAESDELFSIFEAIGLGFLKGVIEDKLIKIEKSNKLENNIKYVKGDYFYIEDFLGNDEYEKFVEYVEQHHHSRALILKTDTDEKVVFYLTGNEKRKFVYIFFENNEKVFENNLDSFFMPDLTRWLSPVEKFQEDLQVLNWRQSVKSVLEENRNCKSFVYLIIDNHENPVGYISDQNLKYVKDMDDNISSIMSSPIFFYNENMSLLEAEYYMRINRADKLFFRDSNSNRFYMISVNSIYNFQQDSIFLIQNEISNSRSIFALKNVKSKIDGLISISLSTGVKPSIICKLLSFYSDEIIKRVIDLAILDMGSPPCEYSFVLLGSEGRSEETLITDQDNCIIFNSDNPEHLSYYLNLGKRICRWLDEIGYNYCQGGIMAQNSKWCQPINVWHSYFTQWISGAMPEDILDVNIFFDFRLIHGSSNIIDGLRNHIKNLINNHPEFILHFARNTQNYKIPIGFFGNFETKNQGSNKDVLNIKEAMLPLVNFARLYTLKYHFSSTNTLRRAEELYKANLLTKTTFDDFNFIYNYLMNIRFSHQVRQRSKLLKPDNLIDPKDFSEIEKDTVKKVFTGINNLQKKINFDFMGGSL; encoded by the coding sequence ATGAAAAAGAAAAGTAATGTTAAGAGATTGATTATACCTTCATTTTTAGCAATAGCTATGTTTATCATAGTCATTTTCAATATGATAATACCGTCATTCAAGAATAGTATATTGGACAAGAAGCGTGAAATGATAGTTGAGCTTACAAATTCAGCTGAAAGTATTTTAAGAAAATTTTACGAATTTGAACTTGATTCATCTGAGTCAAGAGCTGATGCACAATTAAAAGCTATAAAAGTTATTGAAAAAATGAGGTATGGCGAGGATAATAAAGATTACTTTTGGATAACAGATAAACATCCTAAAATGATTATGCATCCATATAGGGATGAGTTAGACCACCATGATTTAAATGAATATAAAGATCTTAAAGGAAAGCGAATTTTTGTCGATTTTGTTGATATTGTCAATTCAAATGGTCATGGATTTGCAGATTATTATTGGCAATGGAAAGATGATAGTACGAGAATTGTTCCAAAATTATCTTATGTTAGAGAATTTGAACCTTGGGGCTGGATTATTGGAACGGGTATATATATTGAAGATGTTAACGCTGAGATTGAAATGATTAGTAACAAGATGATTAAGATTTCAATTTTTATTATCGTCTTGATCACGGCTATTCTTGCGTATATTACAAAACAAAATATTGATATTGACAAAAAAAGAAGATTGATTGAGCAGGATCTTGTAAACTCTAAAGAAAAATATTTCGCTCTTGCAAAAGCATCCACTGAAGGGTCAATAATGCTTTTAAATGGAAAATTTGCATATGCAAATAGCATTATTCTCGAAAAGTTAGGATATACGGAAGAGGAATTTTTTGATTTTCATATTTTTGATTTAATAATAGAATCAGATGATTATGAGAATTTTGTATCTATGATTCAGGGAAGAGAATATGAGCCAGAATTTGAACTTAAACTTTTGAAAAAAGATAGTTCAATTCTTGATGTTATAATTAATGTTTCTGAAATCAAGCTTGATGACAAAAGTGGATTTATTTTACTTATTAGAGATTTTTCATCACAAGTGGATAAGTTCTTTGCAGAATCCGATGAACTCTTTTCAATTTTTGAAGCTATTGGTTTAGGCTTTCTTAAGGGAGTAATTGAAGATAAACTGATAAAAATAGAGAAGTCAAATAAGTTGGAGAACAATATTAAATATGTTAAGGGTGATTATTTTTATATAGAAGATTTTTTAGGAAATGATGAATACGAAAAATTTGTAGAATATGTAGAACAGCATCATCATTCAAGAGCTTTAATTCTAAAAACTGATACAGATGAAAAAGTTGTTTTTTATCTAACAGGAAATGAAAAAAGAAAGTTTGTTTATATATTCTTTGAAAATAATGAGAAAGTTTTTGAGAATAATTTAGATTCATTTTTCATGCCCGATTTGACAAGATGGTTATCGCCAGTAGAAAAATTTCAAGAGGATTTACAAGTTTTGAACTGGAGACAAAGTGTTAAGAGTGTTTTGGAAGAAAATAGAAATTGTAAATCATTTGTTTATCTAATAATTGATAATCATGAAAATCCTGTTGGATATATTTCTGATCAAAATTTGAAGTATGTAAAAGATATGGATGATAATATTTCCTCAATTATGAGTTCACCAATATTTTTTTATAATGAAAATATGTCATTACTTGAAGCAGAATATTATATGCGAATTAACAGAGCTGATAAACTTTTCTTTAGAGATAGCAATTCTAATAGATTTTATATGATCTCAGTAAACTCGATTTATAATTTTCAACAAGATTCAATCTTTTTAATACAAAATGAGATATCAAACTCACGTTCGATTTTTGCCTTGAAAAACGTTAAAAGCAAAATTGATGGTTTGATAAGTATTTCTTTAAGTACTGGAGTAAAACCTTCTATAATTTGTAAGCTGCTTTCATTTTATTCTGATGAAATTATAAAAAGAGTCATTGATTTAGCCATTTTAGATATGGGATCTCCACCATGTGAATACTCATTTGTCTTGTTAGGTAGTGAAGGTAGAAGTGAAGAAACGCTCATAACAGATCAAGATAATTGCATAATTTTTAATTCTGATAATCCTGAACATCTAAGCTATTATTTAAATCTAGGTAAAAGAATATGTCGGTGGCTAGATGAAATAGGTTATAATTATTGTCAGGGTGGAATCATGGCACAAAATTCCAAATGGTGTCAACCTATCAATGTTTGGCACTCATATTTTACACAATGGATTAGCGGAGCTATGCCAGAAGATATTCTTGATGTTAATATATTTTTTGATTTTAGATTAATTCATGGAAGCTCAAATATAATTGACGGATTAAGAAATCATATAAAAAATCTTATAAATAATCATCCTGAGTTTATCCTTCATTTTGCTAGAAACACCCAAAATTACAAAATTCCGATTGGCTTTTTTGGCAATTTTGAAACAAAAAACCAAGGTTCAAATAAGGATGTTCTTAATATAAAAGAAGCAATGTTACCTTTAGTTAATTTTGCTAGACTATATACTTTGAAGTACCATTTTTCAAGTACAAATACATTGAGAAGAGCTGAAGAGTTGTATAAAGCAAACTTGCTTACAAAAACAACCTTTGACGATTTCAATTTCATTTACAATTACTTAATGAACATAAGGTTCTCTCATCAAGTACGACAAAGATCAAAACTATTGAAGCCAGATAATTTAATAGATCCAAAAGATTTTTCTGAAATCGAAAAAGATACAGTAAAAAAGGTTTTTACTGGAATCAACAATCTCCAAAAGAAGATAAATTTTGATTTCATGGGTGGTAGCTTGTGA
- a CDS encoding radical SAM protein — protein MKKPDEIWLHWNIASICNLSCNYCFTSNKSGSASCVNIENFSTFFRNNEEYKFIVSLTGNGEPFLSIDNIVELSRLITHKNRLGLITNLTRSDVIKVFVNTITPDKTAFIVTSFHFLELKKRGLIKTFINNLKLLLSFGYVPSLEIVSDPALSISQDSYNDLLNYLSVINEIGIVPVFVPCIMKNKIFSPYSFDSEIQKDLLKNAKFRDFDENKYSMFKGCLCNAGYNAFVVYNQGNIHPCFQKKKNIGNIFNPHFKFDDYFNNLKKDDLICRSKICNCPMPLYDYGLFQSFLKRI, from the coding sequence ATGAAAAAACCTGATGAAATATGGCTACATTGGAATATCGCTTCTATCTGCAATTTATCTTGTAATTATTGTTTTACTTCAAATAAATCTGGATCGGCAAGCTGTGTTAATATTGAGAACTTCTCTACTTTTTTTAGAAATAATGAAGAATATAAATTTATTGTTTCATTGACTGGAAATGGAGAACCTTTTCTGTCTATTGACAATATTGTCGAATTGTCTAGACTCATAACCCATAAAAACAGATTGGGATTGATTACAAATCTGACAAGAAGCGATGTGATCAAAGTTTTTGTAAATACCATTACACCTGATAAAACTGCTTTCATCGTTACATCATTTCACTTTTTAGAATTGAAAAAAAGAGGTCTTATAAAGACCTTCATAAATAATTTGAAATTATTATTAAGCTTTGGATATGTTCCTAGTCTGGAGATTGTAAGCGATCCAGCTCTATCAATTTCTCAAGATTCGTATAATGATTTGTTAAATTATCTATCTGTTATCAATGAGATTGGTATTGTACCGGTTTTTGTTCCTTGCATCATGAAGAATAAAATTTTTTCTCCCTATAGTTTTGATTCTGAAATTCAAAAAGACCTCCTCAAAAATGCTAAATTCAGAGATTTTGATGAAAATAAATATTCTATGTTTAAAGGGTGTTTATGCAATGCTGGTTATAACGCATTCGTGGTTTACAATCAGGGGAATATTCATCCTTGCTTTCAGAAGAAAAAAAACATTGGTAATATTTTTAATCCACATTTCAAATTTGATGATTATTTCAATAATCTAAAAAAAGACGACTTGATTTGCAGATCTAAAATTTGTAACTGCCCTATGCCACTATATGATTACGGTCTTTTTCAAAGTTTTTTAAAAAGGATTTGA
- a CDS encoding AraC family transcriptional regulator, with protein MNYLVLSIPVPLECETNASEDEPLLGVKINVDVNMIGEILHILADTTTFTKSIPKGFYSAPLDNLLLDSVIRLLEAITSDTDKLILAPMIVREIVYRVLMGEKGEALKALAYKNQYFFQIAQIVDKIHNSYDKKLDVNSLASEAGMSVSSFHTIFKTVTNSSPLQYIKNIRLHKARILMIEEGFNAHNAGYNVGYESPSQFNREYKRLFGMSPGRDCRNCTV; from the coding sequence ATGAATTATCTGGTTTTATCAATACCCGTTCCACTTGAATGTGAAACAAATGCCAGCGAAGATGAACCTCTACTTGGGGTCAAGATCAATGTTGATGTCAATATGATTGGTGAAATTTTACACATTTTGGCGGATACAACGACATTTACAAAATCTATTCCCAAAGGATTTTATTCAGCTCCTTTAGACAATCTTTTACTAGATTCTGTTATTAGACTTTTAGAAGCTATTACATCTGATACTGACAAACTGATTTTAGCTCCAATGATTGTGAGAGAAATTGTTTATCGAGTTTTAATGGGTGAAAAAGGAGAAGCATTGAAAGCCTTGGCATACAAAAATCAATATTTCTTTCAGATTGCTCAGATTGTAGATAAGATACACAACTCTTATGATAAGAAATTGGATGTGAATAGTTTAGCTTCAGAAGCGGGAATGAGCGTTTCTTCATTTCATACAATTTTTAAGACAGTAACAAATAGTTCTCCCTTGCAATATATAAAAAACATCAGACTCCATAAGGCCAGAATACTGATGATTGAAGAAGGTTTCAATGCTCACAATGCTGGATATAATGTTGGTTACGAAAGTCCTTCACAGTTTAATAGGGAGTACAAAAGGTTGTTTGGAATGTCTCCAGGAAGAGACTGTAGAAATTGTACCGTTTGA
- a CDS encoding iron-containing alcohol dehydrogenase, with protein sequence MNIDFTYKNPTTIHFGKGSMTKLGEELQNYGETIMLAYGKDSIKKSGLYDEIISVLSKSGKNVVELSGIMANPTYAKVEEGCRIVRENSVDFILAVGGGSVIDCAKAISVSAYCEDDPWTKYWLKFEPVSNKIVPVGSILTLAGTGSEMNGGSVITNDDMKLKMGRVFPPEISPKFSILNPELTYSLPKYQMVSGIFDMMSHLMEVYFSGEDDVTSDYLVEGLLESIINSTKKALVDPNDYEARSNLMWSSTLAMNPLMGLSKPSDWQVHMIEHQLGAYTDCAHGMGLAAISLPYYRKIYKYGLDRFVRFAISVWGVDEKGKSKEEIALAGIDALEKFVRECEIVINLKELGATEDMLPQIANSTFILGGYKKLTHEEILDILKTAYNAE encoded by the coding sequence ATGAATATTGATTTCACGTACAAAAATCCTACAACAATTCATTTTGGTAAAGGATCGATGACAAAATTAGGTGAAGAGCTCCAAAACTACGGAGAGACAATAATGCTTGCTTACGGTAAAGACTCCATAAAAAAGTCAGGTCTTTATGATGAAATAATCTCTGTTTTATCTAAAAGTGGTAAAAATGTAGTTGAATTGTCGGGTATTATGGCAAATCCAACTTACGCAAAAGTTGAAGAAGGGTGTAGAATTGTTAGAGAGAACAGCGTAGATTTTATACTAGCTGTTGGTGGTGGATCAGTGATTGACTGTGCTAAAGCTATCTCAGTTTCTGCGTATTGCGAAGATGACCCATGGACTAAATATTGGCTGAAATTTGAACCCGTAAGTAATAAAATCGTTCCCGTTGGGTCAATTCTTACACTTGCAGGTACAGGTTCTGAAATGAATGGAGGTTCTGTAATCACAAATGATGACATGAAGCTTAAAATGGGAAGAGTTTTTCCTCCAGAGATTTCTCCAAAATTTTCCATTCTAAACCCTGAATTAACATATTCATTACCAAAGTACCAAATGGTTAGTGGAATTTTTGATATGATGTCCCATCTTATGGAAGTTTATTTTTCAGGTGAAGATGATGTTACATCAGATTACTTAGTAGAGGGTCTGCTAGAATCAATAATAAATAGCACCAAAAAAGCACTTGTTGATCCAAATGATTATGAAGCCAGAAGTAATCTTATGTGGAGTTCTACACTTGCTATGAATCCGTTAATGGGTTTGAGTAAACCTTCTGATTGGCAGGTTCACATGATTGAACATCAATTGGGAGCTTACACAGATTGTGCTCACGGCATGGGACTGGCTGCAATTTCACTACCATATTACAGGAAAATCTATAAATATGGACTTGATAGATTTGTTAGATTTGCAATTTCTGTCTGGGGAGTTGACGAAAAAGGAAAAAGTAAAGAAGAGATTGCTTTGGCTGGTATTGATGCCCTAGAAAAATTTGTAAGAGAGTGTGAAATAGTAATAAACCTGAAAGAGCTTGGTGCAACTGAAGATATGCTTCCGCAAATTGCAAATTCCACTTTTATTTTAGGTGGATATAAAAAGTTGACACATGAAGAGATTTTAGATATTTTAAAAACTGCTTACAATGCAGAATAA